Proteins encoded within one genomic window of Bacillus sp. F19:
- a CDS encoding S8 family serine peptidase gives MKRNRHGLVAVNLILCMLLLVSTFLPQFALANSNSKASITLHESSEAVSSEAASKNVNTKVDKKLNDQFNKDKTVTFLLKLKDQVDTNKVASETAKKAKSQKQTAAKTELMKRSAVVSTLRATANETQYSIKTYLNQEKEKGNVKEFQSFYIVNGMAVTGTKQVMDKLATFPEVEKILPNETVQMIPNESSNTSTQPTADAKAETQTDTQADTREDTQTDTTSVEWNIAKIDAPNVWKMGFDGTGTVVASIDTGVQWDHPALKEKYRGYNPANPDQPDHTFNWFDAVNGSSTPNDTTKQGTRVTGIMVGSEPNGSNQIGVAPGAKWIAVKAFSSYGGSGTQVDLLEAGEWILAPKDAEGNPHPEKAPDVVNNSWGSVQEGVDEWFRPMVQNWRAAEIFPVFAAGNSSYKEGLIWTPANYPESFAVGYTDSNNLRGFHSGRGPSAYGVMKPDISAPGENIRSSDLRGSYSTLSLTMFGAPHISGVVALMKQVNPSLSVDEIEKILKDSATPLTDSTYPTSPNNGYGHGLVNAYMAVSSITSGLGRVQGQVGHEGQDTENPTYEHTAPTENFENMTLPLTVQVQDNVSVRRVELEYRASETAEWQTVAATRTAGNYKSGTYQAVIPADAIQVPTLTYRWRITDYGQNAVTSDDYKVPVKAGISTGYYQDFESIPNGWTSYGTKNTWQWGVPAYDNGPATAASGEKVYGTKLSGQYDARANMSLMMPRIIVPEGNTYLQFKDWYQIESGYDNGYVLVSTDKQNWQQLSSITGNSLEWTQRQIDLTAYAGQEIYIAFNLTTDELGQRAGWYIDDVALSNTALTTANVELEDARQLENSDTIKTIKIQNVMAPTAAITPAAEQPMTLPLEATVSALESGRSAITNPVDGSFTMRHSAGEFTLRAESYGYVSSEQRVKIPKDGTLDANFILKPASKGTVNGTVTNKQTGQPLANATLSLIEDAVIQPVQTDENGHFSITAYEGTYTLHVSAPFFFTQDITISIPANGQSEQNVGLPPFVGYSSEIGYDDGTAENAKSWSVTEKNAWAVKISLPEGKKSALVTAGLVRFWDKGWPSPGGTDFKLAIYDNSGNQGGPGKQIAGPFDSTALTNGQWSVVDLSNESIFVNDDFYFVYLQEGVYPNAPGLAIDTNSKSAGRSWQMQNGVWVPFPQNQGNIMIRAQVQYEAMTPVITTPKDAAITNQSTFTVEGQASPATQVHLFNKGKEEATTTAREDGTFSVDVPLQKGENVLTAISSSNQGSTDPSEPVKITLDQAKPELTITKPADGFKTNQKAVTIEGKVTDLHLSEVTINGQKVNVTEDGSYSLRLLLNSGENKFTVTAKDRAGNETSKGVAIYAKFNPPAITNLKPAQDVVINKGNKLTVELDSEHGISGSFIVRLPSTYAAEATTTTKTTTATATATSVEIPLTEQGNGHYVGTWTAPKDKINGAVIEVVMRDAYGNESRQIADGKVYVNVRPK, from the coding sequence ATGAAAAGGAACAGACATGGTCTTGTTGCAGTTAACTTAATTTTATGCATGTTGTTACTCGTCTCTACTTTTTTACCTCAATTTGCTTTGGCTAATTCCAACTCCAAAGCAAGTATTACTCTTCATGAAAGTTCTGAGGCAGTAAGTTCAGAGGCAGCATCTAAAAATGTGAATACAAAGGTAGATAAAAAACTGAACGATCAGTTTAATAAGGATAAAACCGTTACATTTTTATTAAAATTAAAAGATCAAGTGGATACAAACAAAGTTGCCAGCGAAACAGCTAAAAAAGCTAAATCTCAAAAACAAACTGCTGCCAAAACCGAATTAATGAAACGTTCGGCTGTCGTCTCCACACTCCGAGCTACGGCTAATGAAACTCAATACTCGATCAAAACCTATTTGAATCAAGAGAAAGAGAAAGGAAATGTCAAAGAGTTTCAATCCTTCTATATCGTCAACGGTATGGCGGTAACAGGAACTAAACAAGTGATGGATAAACTTGCAACCTTCCCTGAAGTCGAAAAAATTCTGCCTAACGAAACGGTACAGATGATCCCGAATGAAAGCAGTAATACATCCACTCAACCAACAGCTGATGCTAAAGCAGAAACTCAAACTGACACCCAAGCGGACACTCGGGAAGACACTCAGACAGACACCACTTCAGTCGAATGGAATATTGCAAAAATTGACGCACCAAATGTCTGGAAGATGGGCTTTGATGGTACGGGAACTGTAGTCGCTAGTATCGATACAGGAGTCCAGTGGGATCACCCTGCTTTAAAAGAAAAGTATCGGGGTTACAACCCAGCCAATCCAGATCAACCTGACCATACCTTCAACTGGTTTGATGCTGTTAATGGGAGTTCGACTCCAAATGATACAACTAAACAAGGTACCCGCGTCACAGGAATCATGGTAGGTTCTGAACCTAATGGTTCAAATCAAATTGGGGTTGCTCCAGGTGCAAAATGGATCGCTGTGAAAGCCTTTTCAAGCTATGGTGGTAGCGGAACCCAAGTCGATCTACTGGAAGCCGGAGAATGGATTCTAGCTCCAAAAGATGCTGAGGGCAACCCACATCCAGAAAAAGCACCTGATGTAGTGAACAACTCATGGGGTTCAGTTCAAGAAGGAGTCGATGAATGGTTCCGTCCAATGGTGCAAAACTGGCGTGCAGCTGAGATTTTCCCTGTGTTCGCTGCTGGAAATTCAAGCTATAAAGAAGGGTTAATCTGGACCCCAGCCAACTATCCGGAATCGTTTGCTGTTGGGTATACAGATAGTAATAATCTGCGGGGGTTTCACTCAGGACGCGGTCCTTCGGCATATGGAGTAATGAAGCCAGACATTTCCGCTCCAGGTGAGAACATTCGCTCTTCCGACCTACGTGGCAGCTATTCGACTTTATCTCTGACTATGTTTGGTGCACCACACATTTCTGGAGTCGTTGCCTTGATGAAGCAGGTGAATCCATCTCTTTCTGTTGATGAAATTGAAAAAATTTTAAAAGATTCAGCAACACCATTAACTGATTCCACCTATCCAACTTCACCAAACAATGGGTATGGTCATGGACTAGTAAACGCCTATATGGCCGTATCATCCATAACCAGCGGACTTGGCCGCGTTCAGGGACAAGTGGGTCATGAAGGTCAGGATACTGAGAATCCAACTTATGAACATACCGCTCCAACTGAAAACTTTGAAAATATGACATTACCTCTTACTGTTCAAGTACAAGACAATGTCAGTGTTAGAAGAGTAGAGCTAGAATACCGTGCAAGCGAAACTGCCGAATGGCAAACAGTAGCAGCAACTCGTACCGCAGGTAACTATAAGAGCGGAACGTACCAAGCCGTGATTCCGGCTGATGCCATACAGGTTCCAACCCTTACCTATCGTTGGCGCATCACGGACTATGGACAAAATGCGGTTACTTCTGACGATTACAAAGTACCAGTCAAAGCGGGTATTAGCACTGGTTATTATCAAGATTTTGAATCTATACCGAACGGCTGGACTTCTTATGGTACGAAAAACACTTGGCAATGGGGAGTACCTGCCTACGACAATGGACCAGCAACGGCCGCTTCCGGTGAAAAAGTGTACGGAACCAAGTTAAGTGGTCAATATGACGCTAGAGCCAATATGAGCTTGATGATGCCTCGAATCATCGTGCCTGAAGGTAATACTTATCTGCAGTTTAAAGACTGGTATCAAATTGAAAGCGGTTACGATAATGGTTATGTGCTTGTGTCAACAGACAAACAAAACTGGCAACAGTTGTCCAGCATCACTGGTAACTCTCTTGAATGGACTCAACGCCAAATCGATCTAACCGCATATGCTGGTCAAGAAATCTATATCGCCTTTAACCTCACCACAGACGAATTGGGCCAAAGAGCAGGCTGGTATATCGATGATGTCGCCTTAAGCAATACAGCACTTACTACAGCCAATGTAGAACTAGAAGATGCAAGACAACTGGAAAACTCGGATACCATCAAAACAATAAAAATACAAAACGTGATGGCACCTACCGCCGCGATCACACCGGCAGCAGAACAACCCATGACCCTGCCACTTGAGGCTACAGTGAGCGCGCTCGAATCAGGACGTTCTGCTATCACCAACCCAGTTGATGGTAGCTTTACCATGAGACATTCTGCTGGTGAGTTCACCTTACGTGCAGAGTCATATGGATATGTCTCTTCCGAGCAACGAGTGAAGATTCCTAAAGATGGTACGTTAGATGCCAACTTTATCTTAAAACCGGCATCGAAAGGAACGGTTAACGGAACGGTCACAAATAAGCAAACAGGTCAGCCGCTAGCTAACGCAACACTCTCTCTGATCGAAGACGCGGTCATTCAACCTGTACAAACTGATGAAAACGGACATTTCTCTATCACTGCCTATGAAGGAACCTATACATTACATGTGTCCGCGCCTTTCTTTTTCACCCAAGATATCACCATCTCCATCCCAGCAAACGGGCAGAGTGAACAAAATGTTGGGTTACCACCATTTGTAGGCTATTCAAGTGAGATAGGCTATGATGATGGGACAGCGGAAAATGCTAAATCTTGGAGTGTTACTGAAAAAAATGCTTGGGCTGTAAAAATTTCTCTACCTGAGGGCAAAAAAAGCGCCTTAGTCACTGCAGGTCTCGTCCGCTTCTGGGATAAAGGATGGCCGTCTCCAGGTGGAACAGACTTTAAGCTTGCCATCTATGATAATAGTGGAAATCAAGGTGGTCCTGGCAAACAAATAGCGGGTCCATTTGATTCGACTGCACTAACGAATGGGCAATGGTCGGTTGTCGATTTGTCAAATGAAAGCATCTTCGTAAACGACGACTTCTATTTTGTCTATCTTCAAGAAGGCGTCTACCCGAATGCTCCAGGACTTGCTATTGATACAAACAGTAAAAGCGCGGGTCGGAGCTGGCAAATGCAAAATGGTGTTTGGGTACCGTTCCCTCAAAATCAGGGAAACATTATGATTCGGGCACAGGTACAATATGAAGCGATGACTCCAGTGATTACAACACCAAAAGATGCAGCCATCACCAATCAATCTACTTTCACAGTAGAAGGGCAAGCTTCACCTGCTACCCAAGTTCATCTTTTCAATAAAGGGAAAGAAGAGGCTACCACAACAGCTAGAGAGGATGGCACTTTCTCTGTAGATGTGCCCCTTCAAAAAGGTGAAAACGTGCTGACAGCTATCTCTTCATCTAATCAAGGTAGTACGGATCCGTCCGAGCCAGTGAAGATCACCCTTGACCAGGCAAAACCAGAACTAACCATCACCAAACCTGCTGATGGTTTCAAAACAAATCAGAAGGCAGTTACGATTGAAGGAAAAGTGACCGACCTACATCTATCCGAAGTCACTATAAATGGTCAAAAAGTGAATGTCACAGAAGATGGCTCTTACTCCCTACGCCTATTACTCAATAGTGGAGAAAATAAATTTACGGTCACTGCAAAGGACCGTGCTGGAAATGAAACTAGCAAAGGAGTCGCTATTTACGCCAAGTTTAATCCACCTGCAATCACAAATTTAAAACCAGCTCAAGATGTGGTGATAAATAAGGGTAATAAGTTGACTGTCGAACTAGATAGTGAACATGGAATTAGTGGCTCCTTCATTGTTCGCTTACCTTCAACCTATGCAGCTGAAGCCACAACAACAACAAAAACAACAACAGCAACCGCAACCGCCACTTCTGTTGAAATACCATTAACAGAGCAAGGAAACGGTCACTATGTTGGTACCTGGACGGCTCCAAAAGACAAGATTAACGGTGCTGTAATCGAAGTGGTAATGAGAGACGCTTATGGAAACGAATCTCGTCAAATAGCCGATGGTAAAGTGTATGTAAACGTAAGACCTAAGTAA